One genomic region from Brachionichthys hirsutus isolate HB-005 unplaced genomic scaffold, CSIRO-AGI_Bhir_v1 contig_800, whole genome shotgun sequence encodes:
- the LOC137914550 gene encoding BCL2/adenovirus E1B 19 kDa protein-interacting protein 3-like, translating to MSLHKDNSLNDGLQGSWIELHFSGTTSRSTSRCGSQEQTPTSMQEGDVEVMLLDAQHESGRNSSRGSSQSNSPLRAPTPLLLWRGSEGNSSQSDEDCQERRREVENLMKKNVDWIWDWPSRPENSPPKEFLLKCPTRSTPLSIRNTSAMKKGGILSADFLKLFLPSLVISHILAVGLGIYIGKRLMSHNTY from the exons ATGTCGCTTCACAAGGACAATTCACTGAACGACGGTTTGCAAG GTTCTTGGATCGAGCTGCATTTCAGTGGCACTACTTCTCGGAGTACCAGTCGCTGCGGAAGCCAGGAACAAACCCCCACGTCTATGCAGGAGGGTGACGTGGAGGTAATGCTGCTGGACGCGCAGCACGAATCCGGCAGGAACAGCTCCAGAGGGAGCTCTCAGAGCAACAG CCCGCTCCGAGCGCCGACCCCCCTCCTTCTGTGGAGAGGCTCAGAGGGGAATAGCTCGCAG tcAGATGAAGACTGCCaagaaaggagaagagaggTAGAGAATCTGATGAAGAAAAACGTTGACTGGATCTGGGACTGGCCTAGTCGACCTGAGAACAGTCCACCAAA GGAGTTCCTGCTTAAGTGCCCGACGCGCTCGACCCCTCTCAGCATCAGAAACACCAGCGCCATGAAAAAGGGAGGCATTCTGTCTGCTGACTTCCTGAAGCTTTTCCTTCCCTCATTAGTGATTTCTCATATACTCGCTGTTGGCTTAGG GATATATATTGGGAAGCGCCTAATGTCCCACAACACCTACTAA
- the LOC137914548 gene encoding serine/threonine-protein phosphatase 2A 55 kDa regulatory subunit B delta isoform — translation MAGAAGGNDFQWCFSQVKGAIDEDVAEADIISTVEFNYSGDLLATGDKGGRVVIFQHEQESKNRPHLRGEYNVYSTFQSHEPEFDYLKSLEIEEKINKIRWLPQQNAAHFLLSTNDKTIKLWKISERDKRAEGYNLKDEDGRLRDPFRITSLRVPVLMPMDLMVEASPRRIFANAHTYHINSISVNSDHETYLSADDLRINLWHLEITDRSFNIVDIKPANMEELTEVITAAECHPHQCNVFVYSSSKGTIRLCDMRAAALCDRHSKFFEEPEDPSSRSFFSEIISSISDVKFSHSGRYMMTRDYLSVKVWDLNMENRPVETYQVHEYLRSKLCSLYENDCIFDKFECCWNGSDSAIMTGSYNNFFRMFDRNTRRDITLEASRESSKPRATLKPRKVSTGGKRKKDEISVDSLDFNKKILHTAWHPKDNVIAVAATNNLYIFQDKIN, via the exons ATGGCGG gagctgcaggaggaaatgACTTTCAGTGGTGTTTCTCTCAAGTGAAAGGAGCCATAGATGAAGATGTTGCGGAAG ctGATATAATATCAACAGTTGAGTTCAACTATTCCGGAGACTTGCTCGCAACTGGAGATAAAGGTGGCAGAGTAGTGATATTTCAACACGAACAGGAG tctAAGAATCGTCCGCACCTCCGTGGGGAGTACAACGTCTATAGCACTTTTCAGAGTCACGAGCCAGAATTTGACTATTTGAAAAGTTTAGAAATTGAGGAAAagattaataaaataagatgGCTACCCCAACAAAATGCTGCTCACTTTCTACTTTCAACCAATG ATAAAACTATCAAATTGTGGAAAATAAGTGAAAGGGATAAACGAGCGGAAGGTTACAACCTGAAAGACGAAGACGGACGACTCAGAGATCCTTTTAGAATCACCTCTTTACGG GTACCGGTGCTGATGCCAATGGATCTCATGGTAGAAGCAAGCCCGCGAAGGATCTTTGCAAACGCGCATACCTATCACATAAATTCCATTTCTGTAAATAGTGACCATGAAACGTACCTCTCTGCAGATGACCTAAGAATAAATCTATGGCACTTGGAAATCACAGACAGAAGTTTTA ATATTGTAGACATCAAGCCCGCCAACATGGAGGAACTGACAGAAGTAATCACAGCTGCTGAGTGCCATCCACACCAATGCAATGTATTCGTGTACAGCAGTAGCAAAGGCACCATTCGCCTCTGTGACATGCGAGCAGCGGCACTGTGTGATAGGCACTCTAAGT TCTTTGAGGAGCCGGAGGATCCAAGCAGCCGATCTTTTTTCTCTGAGATCATCTCCTCCATCTCGGATGTGAAGTTCAGTCACAGTGGACGCTACATGATGACACGTGACTACCTCTCTGTCAAAGTTTGGGACCTTAACATGGAAAACCGGCCAGTGGAAACATATCAG GTCCATGAATACCTTCGCAGTAAACTCTGCTCCTTGTATGAAAATGACTGCATCTTTGACAAGTTTGAGTGCTGCTGGAATGGCAGTGACAG TGCCATCATGACGGGCTCCTACAACAACTTCTTCCGAATGTTTGACCGCAACACCAGGCGGGACATCACACTGGAGGCTTCCCGAGAAAGCAGCAAACCACGGGCTACGCTCAAACCACGCAAAGTGTCCACTGGTGGCAAAAGGAAGAAGGATGAGATCAGCGTGGATAGCCTGGACTTCAACAAGAAGATCCTCCATACTGCCTGGCACCCCAAAGATAACGTGATCGCCGTGGCAGCCACCAACAACTTGTACATTTTCCAGGACAAAATCAATTAG